The DNA window TTGCTCACCATCCCACAAAATGCAAAACGCATCGCTACCTATACCATTCATATTGGGCTCGACAACCGTAAGCGCCATAGCAGTCGCCAGAGCAGCATCTACGGCATTGCCACCTTTGAGCAACATCCGCAACCCCGCCTGAGCGGCCAGCGGTTGAGACGTCGCAACCACATTGCGCGCCATAACTGGCATGCGTTGAGAAGAATACGGAAAAGACCAGGATAACTCGGGCATAAGTCTGCATCTCCTATATCAGTTCAAAGTGATTCCTTTTATCACATCATTCATCAAATCATCGCCATCAACAGATACGCGCAACGGCTCCGTGAAATTCAGCCGATACCCATTGGGATCTATCACAATAACCTCTCGCGCATTCCACGGGCGATCGTGTGGACCGGAAACCTGGACATTGCCATCGCGTCGCACCCGATCGGCAATCGCGTCAACCGACTCGCGCAACACCGTAAAATTGAGTGTAACCCCCGCACCCCGGGTGCTTGAAATCAAAACATTTGGCCCCTCCTCCATCAGAATCAAATCCGCATGGGGTGCCCAGCGCAAATGCGACATAATCGGATCTCCATGGGCACCCGGCATCTGCGAAATCAGAGAAAAACCGAGCGTATCGCAATACCACCGCGTAGATATATTGAGATCGTGAACCATCAGAGTTGTATAGGACGGCATCTGGTAGTCGAAATCGGATTCCACCTCGCATGTCCTTTCTCCCCGAAGGGGTAGCTAACCACCAACAAAAAAACCCGCCGAAGCATCTTCAGCGGGTTCGTTTTTTCAAGACTATCATTTATACTCAAGTCTGTCGTCTCATTTTGAACCCGCCAATAATATTTTTGTCATTACCCGTGAAAACCGCGAGATCAATGCCACTTTCCGGGCACACATGGCCGGTGGCACGAATAAATGATGACATCTGCACGGATGCACTAATAGCGCAATTATCCATCATTTGCAGGGTATTACACTGGTGGGTTACAAAAATCATACTTATACTCTCAACTATATCTGCGAATAAAACTGAACGGTGCAGAAGATATATCGGGGACACAGTAAAGTCAAGCGAGTTTTTTGTGTTGGTCTCTAACTAATTTAACCTTCAGGAGGCTTGCGATGAAAAACGAGATCTGCAAACGCGCCCGTCACCTTACTACCCGTATTATCTGAGTCAGACATAAGATACACGCGCACAACTTCTGCGGGCTCTTCATCGGGATAAAAGCGCTTGAAATCCCTGTAAAAATTGCGCGACTCCCCAACCCATTGATTCACATTTTGATCCCCGCTCTCGGCAACAATGCGGTACCACTTAAACTTGAAAAATCCCAAAACAGACGTCACCTGTGTCAGCGAAGTCTCTTCGGGTATGGTCCGCGTCCAGAGATAGGCAACCTCCCGCAGCTTCCCCCTATTATTGAGAACAGAAATACCGATCTTAGCTGCAAAATCATCACCCGATTTCTGAATTTTGCCTTTGCGGTCCGCCGTATCGCTATCATCAATTGTATTGCTGACCCGCCAGCGCCATGAGATATAGGGATACTCAGTTGCAGATATGAGATCGTACTGCCCCTGCGCCTGTTCGCGGACATCCTTCCCAAAGCTCCTGGGTGGTCGGTCACAGCGCTTGATCCAATCCTGACTACGATCAACAGCCAACGCCGTGCCATTCTTTGTCGGCACCTGCCAGAAAAGCGCCGCCGCATGATCGCTGCGAATCGCAAACACCCCATCTCGATGTTGCCCCGTAACATTCTCGCCGCAATCGTCCCAATCGCGTCTCAGCCAATCGCCTCCCATATCTACGGCAATGCGATCCTGTGCTTGCACAACACACGGAAAAATGACAAAAATAAAAAAGCCTATCTTTAAAAAAATATTGCGAATCATAGATACCTTTTGTTGAAATAGTGAAAACTAATTAAAACCGATCTTCGCGTGTGAACCAAATTCACACCTGTTGCGAAAACACCACATGTAAGCGCGGTTTTAACGGAAGTTTCATCCATTATACGCACAAATGCAATTTTCATACCAATAAAAAAGCGCGGCGGGAAAAAACCCGCCGCGCTTATGCGTTCAAATGGCAAATCGAAAACTACATCTCTGATGACTCTTCACTGTGATGCTCGGACTTCTCCTCCGCCTCAGATTCCTTTTTCATCTGATCGCGGTCTCCACCTCGGCGACCTCTGAAACCCGGACCACCACGACCTCTGAACCGGGGACCATCATCATCTCTGAAACCCGGACCACGGCCTCTAAACCCAGGTCCCCCGCGACCTCTAAAACGGGGACCATCGCCATCTCTGAACCCGGGACCCCCGCGACCGCGAAAACCCATGCGCCCTCCTCGTCGCCTCTCACCGAGCTTCTCCTTTTGTTCGGCGGTCAGCAAATTTTTAACATCAATATTATGCTGAATTTCGCGCGCCATAATCTTCCCCTGCGCCGCCGTCACCGCATCGACCTTAGCCTGAATATCCGAAGCCGATGGATTGTCCTGCTTCCGAACCTCACCCAAATCGATTCGCGCCTTCTGGTGTGCCGCGCGCAAATCGACCATCGCCTTTTGATGGGCAGAACGCAGATCAGACATCTTTTCCTTCTGCTCATCCGTCAACTCCAGCGCCGCCATACCACCGCGCATACCGCGGCGTTTGCCTCTTTGAGCGTCTGCGTTGACACTTCCAATAACACCAATCGCAAAAACACCGATAACTGCGTAGATAATTTTGCGTTTCATGATACCAACTCCTCATAGTTAAACAGCAGTTTCCCAGCATGCTGTCTGTTTGTAGTAAAAAATCGAACAACCCTCGGCTGTGTTCAGGCCGGCATCTGCTCACAACGCGAAAGTCACGAATTATGGTGGTCCTCGGCGGGAACCGGGTGGACGGTCTCCCGGAGGACCGCGGCGGCCGCCACCTCGGCCGCGGAATCCTTGACGTTTGTTTTTTTCTTCAAATTTTGCAAACTGCTCAGGCGTGAGAATCGTCTTCAACTTCTCGCGCAATTTTTGCTCCTGCGACCGCATATCTTCGCCAATTTTTCGGCGCATCGTATCAATCTCGCGCCGATGTTCCTGAAATGCAGCCCGCACAGCACTCTTTTGCTCATCCGACAAATCGAGATCACGACCCATTCGATCAATCATGCGGTTGTAATCATAAGGACGGCCACGCGCCCCAGGTGGACCGGGGGGACCGGGTGAGCGCAAAAACTTGCGCTCGACAATAGTACCACACACCAGCCCCAGGGCAAAAATGCCCATAAATAGAAGAACGGCCTGTGTGCGAGGTGAAAACGAAAACATGATAGTCCCTTTGCAGTCGTTTACTCGGGATAGATAACCAGGCTATCGGCTTGCACCTCCGACAGCACCATCTCAGTTTGCGAATCGAAATAGTCGGACACCGTATTTGCCTCGGTATCTCCATTATCGATTAACACCATAAAAATAACAGCAGCGGCAGCGGCCAATGGCACGAGGCGTTTGCCCGCCCAGACCAGACTATTCCAAATACTCTCTTCCCGAATCTGTGCCTGAACGCCATCCCACAACCCCGGCGAAGGCACCATCGGACGCTGGCTCAGGCGTCTCTGCACATGGCGAAGCAAATCGTATTCAGCGCGAAACTCAGCATCGTTTGCTATCCGCGCCTCAATTTCGCGCACATGCTCCGCAGGTAAATTACCGTCAACATAGAGCAACAATTTATCGCGATCAGTCATATCTCCTCCCCTTGCCATTCGCGGTACAGCGGCATAAGCAAATCGCGTAAACGCGCCCGTGCCCGCGAAAGCCTCGACTTAACAGTGCCGACAGAAACATCTAAAACATCGGCGATTTCCTCTTGAGAAAGATCCTCTATATCTTTCATAACCACCACCGCGCGATGCTCGGGCGACAGGTAATCGAGCACCTTCTGAATCTCCTCGCGCAAACCAATGCGCTCAATATCATTTTGCGGTTCATCCGTACCCAAAAACCGATCCAGTGCCATATCGCTCGCCTCTTGCATCCCCTCAATAGAAACCCGGTCGGGCCGCCGTTGCTCGCGCTGGGCAAACGTGAGACAAACATTGGTGGCAACGCGATACAAATACGTATAAAAACTCGACCGCCCCTCAAACTTTCCCAGTGCTTTATACACTCTAACAAACGCCTCTTGCGCCGCGTCTCTCGCTGCTTCTGGATCACCGAGAATCGAACACGACAGACCGTAAATTCGGTCTTCATAACGTTCAACCAGATAGCGAAAAGCCTGCACATCGCCCTTTTGGCATTGACGAATCAGATCTCGTTCATCAAAATCAGCCATTTTATTTTTTCCTCTGATTCGTCTATTCTATCCGTTTCGCAGGATTAGACCACCAGATCAACACCCGCGTTCCCTATAAAACAAAAAAATGGACATCGCTTTGAGCAATGTCCATTTCCGGCAACACAGATGCTTACTCCGTAATAATATCGGCAAATGTCATACCCGAGGGAATCATGGGCAACACATGCTCTTGATACGGCACAACCACATCGAGCAAATAGGGACCATTGGAAGAAATCATGCGATCAATAGCCGGCACGAGATCCTCCTTGCGTATCGCCCGTTCGGCAGGCACGCGAAACCCCTTTGCTATCGCTACATAATCGGGAAAAATTGCGTGACCCGGCGGAATATTCATATCCTCATGCGCCTGCGCCGCTTCTGGATCACCAATAAACGTATGCCCGCGATTGCTCTTGTAAAAACGATCCTCCCATTGCACCACCATACCCAGATGCTGATTGTTGAGAATCATAGTCTTAACGGGAATTTTCTCCGCATAAAGCGTCGCCAACTCCTGCACATTCATCGCAAAACTGCCATCGCCATCAATATCGATAACCAGCGAATCGGGAAAAGCCAATTGCGCCCCCAGCGCAGCGGGCAAACCAAAACCCATCGCCCCCAGGCCGCCCGACGTGAGCCAACGGCGCGGCTCATCAAAAGGATAAAATTGCGCCGCCCACATCTGGTGTTGCCCCACCCCTGTAGATATAATGGCCTTACCCTGCGTCATCTTATAAAGCATCTCAATCGCATACTGGGGCAAAATGACATCTTCGACATCTTTGTATGTAAAAGGATGTCTTTTGCGCCACGTTTCAATCTCGTCACACCAGGCCTGATAATCGCCTGGCACAACAATACTGTTTAGCTCTTGCAGGGCATATCTAATATCGCTCACAATCGGCAAATGGGCGACCTTGTTTTTATTGATCTCAGAGGGATCAATATCGATATGCACAATGCGACCGTGTTTGCAAAACTCTTCGAGCTTACCCGTCACCCGATCGTCAAAACGCACCCCAAATGCCAGCAACAAATCGGCGTGATTGATGGCGTAATTGGCATAAACCGACCCGTGCATACCCAGCATTTGCAAAGACTGGGGATCCGTCTGCGGAAAAACCCCCAGCCCCATCAGCGTCTGAGCCACGGGAATACGTGTCTTTCGGGCAAACTCGCGAAGCTCTTCAGACGCATCCGCAGTCACAATACCCCCACCGGCATAAATAAGCGGGCGTTTGGATTCTAAAATCGCCTGAGCAACCTCTTGCATTTGCGCGCGGTCAGCATGCAAATGGTTGGGAGTATAGCTGCGAATAGAAATCGTCTCTGGAAAATCGGGCACACAAGCACTTTGCTGCACATTTTTGGGAATATCGATCAACACAGGACCGGGTCTCCCGGAAGAAGCAATGTAAAACGCCTCTTTGACAACGCGGGGAATATCTTCAATGCGATCCACGAGATAATTGTGCTTCGTAATCTGCCGTGTAACCTCAATAATCGGGGTTTCCTGAAATGCATCGCGGCCAATAACAGCAGTGGGAACCTGACCCGTGATGGCAACAAGCGGCACAGAATCCATTTTGGCATCGGCCAGCCCCGTCACCAGATTGGTAGCACCCGGTCCAGAAGTTGCCATACACACCCCGACCTTGCCCGAAGCTTTGGCATATCCCTCAGCCGCAAAAATTTCGCCCTGTTCGTGCCGGCACAACACAACCTGGATATTGGAACGCGTGAGGGACTGGTGCATCTCCATACTGGCCCCTCCGGGATAGCCAAAGAGCACTTCAACCCCCTCGCGGATGAGACATTCAACCAGAATATCGGCACCCCTCATTTCGCCAGAGGTGGAGCCAGATGCCGGAGTCTGGGGTTTGCTTGCCATTGCAACAATCTCCTTTGTTAAACAAAAAAACCGTCATTGCAGTGTAGCGATGACGGGACAAGATGCTTTTGCGATACGATCATCAATCCCATCATCACATGGGTACAAGTACTACAACACGGCCTACAACAGCCGTTGTGATTGCAATGCGGGATGTGGTGATCTGATGTGTCATAACTTTAGCACTCTCTTTACAATGGAAAAGAGAAGATACAGGCTTAGTCCAGTTCTGTCAAGAAAACTCGCTTCTTACACCTTCTCATCCATCCTTCTCACCTATTGTATTAATGCGGTCTCGAAGCTCGGCAGCGCGTTCAAACTCCTCGTTGTCAATCGCCTCGAGCAATTCTTTTTGCAGGCGTTCAGATTCCGTGAGAGGACGCTGTTGCTCGAGCTCGTTGAGCAATTCGTTCAGAGACTCGACAGAGCGCTTTTTTTCAATACCAAATTCTTCTGCATCTACTTCTTGCAGATTCTCGATCTTGTCGAGCACATCGCGAATAATTTGGATACCCTTCGTAAAATCGTTCTCTTGTGATGCAATCATCACGCGCGCAATCGCGTGGATTCGCAAAACATAAGGCCACCATTTTTCGAGATTGAGACGATCTTTCTCCGTGGCAGCGTATTGATTGACAAAACGGAACAGTTCCATATTGCGCTGTGTATCGCGAATAACGCGATCATAGTCTCGTATTTGGAGCAAAAAAACATATCGCTCGTAGAGCAGGCGGCTTTCATCAAACAGTTCACTGCAGTGCGACTTTTTCAGTGAAAAACCATCAGATGTACCGTGTTCTTCAATAAAATGATGAAGCCGATCAGTAAAATGATCCAGAGCAAACGCACTATTGTGTGGTTTGCGTCCATCGGGACGCCCGTCGAGTTCCATCTGCAGAATACCTTGAAATGGACCCTGATCTATGCGTACCTGAATCTTTTCAACGCCTTTGGACGAGAAAATTTTGCGAATGCTATTTTTGGGGTCATAGGGCCAGTGCTTCAGCAAAGGGCCAATATCTTCGGTCATGGCAAGTTCTCCTGATATGTGGGAGAGACATCCCTTGAACTGCTGACGTTGAAAGAATACCCGAACCTATCGCGCTACAGGTTTCAATCTAATTGCATTTGATTGCAGACGCAAGTATCATGTAAAGTGCGTGGAATTCCTTCTCAAGAGATAAGACGTAAAAGTGAGAAACGGGTTCCTTATTACGTCTCATGTTTCACCCAAAAAAGGAAAAACAAATGGGAACAGAAAAAATTACAGGAACAATTGCTGAATTCTTTAAGTTTAACGCCCAAAACACAGATTGGCGTACAGAAATAACAGGAGGGGTGACGACATTTGTGACAATGGCTTATATCGTAGCCGTAAATCCGGGTATCTTGTCCGACGCATTGGGCGGGGAATTATTTCCCGAACTATTATTTGCAACCTGTGCTTCTGCAGCAATAGCAACAATACTGATGGGACTTCTGGCAAATTATCCCTTTGCCCTGGCACCCGGCATGGGCCTCAACGCATTTTTTACCTACACAATTGTACTGGGCATGGGCGTACATTGGAAATTGGCCCTGGGCGTGGTCCTCGCCTCTGGACTCTTGTTTTTATTATTAACTGTACTGCGGGTGCGCGAGGCGATTATCACAGCAGTGCCCCAACCCCTCAAACTCGCAGCAGCAGCGGGTATTGGACTATTTATAGCGTTTATCGGATTAAAAAATGCGGGTTTTATTGTCGATAATCCGGCCACATTGGTCAGCCTTGGCAATGTTTACTCAGGATCTGTTGGACTGGCACTGGTGGGACTTTTGGGCACGGCCATCATGCTAACGCGCGGCATCCGCGGTGCGATTTTACTCGGTGTGATCGGCGTCACCTTATTATCCATGATCCTCGGGCTTACGCCGTGGCCAACAGGCGTCATAAGCCTCCCAGTCTGGCCCACCCATCTCTTTGGAGAAGCCGTCTATCATCTGCCCCTCGCATTTCACACGGCAGTCATCGAACTCGTCTTTGCATTTCTCTTTGTCGATCTGTTTGACACCATGGGCACACTGGTGGGATTATCAGAACGCGTGGGATTCCTGGACAAGCGAGGGCGATTGCCGCGCGCCAACAAAGCACTGCTATCAGACTCTATTGGAACCGTATGCGGCAGTGTATTGGGCACGTCAACCGTGACGACCTATATCGAAAGTGCCGCAGGCATATCATCGGGTGCGCGCACGGGCTTTGCCAGCCTGGTGACTGGCGGATTATTCGTCTGCGCCCTATTCCTGACCCCTCTGGTCCAGGCCATTCCATCCTTTGCCACAGCACCCGCGCTCATAGTCGTAGGCGTCATGATGATGGCTCCGGCTGCGCGCATTGTCTGGGATGATATGTCGGATGCCGTACCTGCTTTTCTGACATTGATTGCAATACCCCTGACATTCAGCATTGCCGATGGGCTGGCGTTCGGA is part of the Gemmatimonadota bacterium genome and encodes:
- the ilvB gene encoding biosynthetic-type acetolactate synthase large subunit, which produces MASKPQTPASGSTSGEMRGADILVECLIREGVEVLFGYPGGASMEMHQSLTRSNIQVVLCRHEQGEIFAAEGYAKASGKVGVCMATSGPGATNLVTGLADAKMDSVPLVAITGQVPTAVIGRDAFQETPIIEVTRQITKHNYLVDRIEDIPRVVKEAFYIASSGRPGPVLIDIPKNVQQSACVPDFPETISIRSYTPNHLHADRAQMQEVAQAILESKRPLIYAGGGIVTADASEELREFARKTRIPVAQTLMGLGVFPQTDPQSLQMLGMHGSVYANYAINHADLLLAFGVRFDDRVTGKLEEFCKHGRIVHIDIDPSEINKNKVAHLPIVSDIRYALQELNSIVVPGDYQAWCDEIETWRKRHPFTYKDVEDVILPQYAIEMLYKMTQGKAIISTGVGQHQMWAAQFYPFDEPRRWLTSGGLGAMGFGLPAALGAQLAFPDSLVIDIDGDGSFAMNVQELATLYAEKIPVKTMILNNQHLGMVVQWEDRFYKSNRGHTFIGDPEAAQAHEDMNIPPGHAIFPDYVAIAKGFRVPAERAIRKEDLVPAIDRMISSNGPYLLDVVVPYQEHVLPMIPSGMTFADIITE
- a CDS encoding DUF3047 domain-containing protein, producing the protein MIRNIFLKIGFFIFVIFPCVVQAQDRIAVDMGGDWLRRDWDDCGENVTGQHRDGVFAIRSDHAAALFWQVPTKNGTALAVDRSQDWIKRCDRPPRSFGKDVREQAQGQYDLISATEYPYISWRWRVSNTIDDSDTADRKGKIQKSGDDFAAKIGISVLNNRGKLREVAYLWTRTIPEETSLTQVTSVLGFFKFKWYRIVAESGDQNVNQWVGESRNFYRDFKRFYPDEEPAEVVRVYLMSDSDNTGSKVTGAFADLVFHRKPPEG
- a CDS encoding VOC family protein, whose product is MESDFDYQMPSYTTLMVHDLNISTRWYCDTLGFSLISQMPGAHGDPIMSHLRWAPHADLILMEEGPNVLISSTRGAGVTLNFTVLRESVDAIADRVRRDGNVQVSGPHDRPWNAREVIVIDPNGYRLNFTEPLRVSVDGDDLMNDVIKGITLN
- a CDS encoding periplasmic heavy metal sensor, whose protein sequence is MKRKIIYAVIGVFAIGVIGSVNADAQRGKRRGMRGGMAALELTDEQKEKMSDLRSAHQKAMVDLRAAHQKARIDLGEVRKQDNPSASDIQAKVDAVTAAQGKIMAREIQHNIDVKNLLTAEQKEKLGERRRGGRMGFRGRGGPGFRDGDGPRFRGRGGPGFRGRGPGFRDDDGPRFRGRGGPGFRGRRGGDRDQMKKESEAEEKSEHHSEESSEM
- a CDS encoding sigma-70 family RNA polymerase sigma factor, encoding MADFDERDLIRQCQKGDVQAFRYLVERYEDRIYGLSCSILGDPEAARDAAQEAFVRVYKALGKFEGRSSFYTYLYRVATNVCLTFAQREQRRPDRVSIEGMQEASDMALDRFLGTDEPQNDIERIGLREEIQKVLDYLSPEHRAVVVMKDIEDLSQEEIADVLDVSVGTVKSRLSRARARLRDLLMPLYREWQGEEI
- a CDS encoding UvrB/UvrC motif-containing protein codes for the protein MTEDIGPLLKHWPYDPKNSIRKIFSSKGVEKIQVRIDQGPFQGILQMELDGRPDGRKPHNSAFALDHFTDRLHHFIEEHGTSDGFSLKKSHCSELFDESRLLYERYVFLLQIRDYDRVIRDTQRNMELFRFVNQYAATEKDRLNLEKWWPYVLRIHAIARVMIASQENDFTKGIQIIRDVLDKIENLQEVDAEEFGIEKKRSVESLNELLNELEQQRPLTESERLQKELLEAIDNEEFERAAELRDRINTIGEKDG
- a CDS encoding NCS2 family permease, giving the protein MGTEKITGTIAEFFKFNAQNTDWRTEITGGVTTFVTMAYIVAVNPGILSDALGGELFPELLFATCASAAIATILMGLLANYPFALAPGMGLNAFFTYTIVLGMGVHWKLALGVVLASGLLFLLLTVLRVREAIITAVPQPLKLAAAAGIGLFIAFIGLKNAGFIVDNPATLVSLGNVYSGSVGLALVGLLGTAIMLTRGIRGAILLGVIGVTLLSMILGLTPWPTGVISLPVWPTHLFGEAVYHLPLAFHTAVIELVFAFLFVDLFDTMGTLVGLSERVGFLDKRGRLPRANKALLSDSIGTVCGSVLGTSTVTTYIESAAGISSGARTGFASLVTGGLFVCALFLTPLVQAIPSFATAPALIVVGVMMMAPAARIVWDDMSDAVPAFLTLIAIPLTFSIADGLAFGFIAYPIIKRLSKKGSEVHPIIDVLAIIFILKYVFMA